GTAGAGGATACGATGAGCAAAACGGCAGAGGCTGACGATCGAGGACGAATCGTTATTCCTCACGAAATCAGGGAGAAACACGGTGATCGATATCGCGTCGTCGAACTCAAAGATCGGATTGAGCTCATCCCGCTCAAAGAAGATCCCATCGAAGGCCTTCGCGATGCTGTCGGTGATGCCTTCGATGAGAAATCGATCGAAGAAATCAAACAAGAGTCACGCGAGGCTGCTCAAGAAGACGCCATCAACGAAGCGAGTAAGTAACAGCCAAATGATCTATGCTGACACCGACTTCTTTATTGCGCTCGTGAAAGACGACGATTGGCTCCAGGAGCGCGCAGCGACAATTGCACTCGAAAACGAAGGAGAGATCTATACCTCGCGGGCGACGCTCCTTGAACTTCTCATGATCTCTGATCGATTCGAATTCGATCGAATGGAAGCGCTCACCTACGCACTCGAAATTGCATCCATTGCCGAAGATGAAGACGTTCTGTTCCAAGCCGCAGACTACATGGAACAAAATGGACTCACTGCGTTTGATGCATATCACGTCGCCTACGCAGATGAGGATCCGATCATTTCCTCAGACAAGGCATTCGACGATGTCACGGGTAATCGAATTGCAATAGAAACAGAGTGTGATACGTAGGAGAATCCCGGAAGAACGGGATCAGTGACGCTACAGACGTCAGTTATGGTGGTTTGGGCTGTTATAATAGCATCAGTAGCTTTTCGACCGTGATCACGAGTATCTAACAGTCGAAGTTAAGAAGAACAATGAGGATACGATCCGACGCGTGATCAAGGAGACACTCGAGTACCTTGCCTTCCTGCGGTGTAACGACGGGTTCGTCTTCAGGAACGAGGACGATGAAGAGTACTTTGGCGATGGCTGGAACGGCTTACTCGTCGTGCAGGATTTGCCCGAGGAAACGGCTTCTCTGGAAGAGCAGGCCGAGAGCGAGATCAAGATCTTGCAGGCCGCCGAACTCGAGGAGCAGCTAGCACAGGTCCTCAAACGGAAATTATGAGTCCGAACTCAGTGACGCATTGAACAGAGCAGCAACACTCACCACAATCTACTTTGCTCTGTGGATAGTCTCGCTATCCACGGATAACAGTAGTATCCATCAGTCTGTCTGGCTCTGTTGAAACCTTCTAATAGTGATACAAACAGTCTGCTGGCACTGTCTAGTTGAGCACCTCGTCGGCAGGCGTCCGTCCATCAATCGATTGATTCGATCTCTGATGGTTGCAGTAATGCACGAATTCCTC
This genomic window from Natronococcus occultus SP4 contains:
- a CDS encoding AbrB/MazE/SpoVT family DNA-binding domain-containing protein; its protein translation is MSKTAEADDRGRIVIPHEIREKHGDRYRVVELKDRIELIPLKEDPIEGLRDAVGDAFDEKSIEEIKQESREAAQEDAINEASK
- a CDS encoding type II toxin-antitoxin system VapC family toxin, giving the protein MIYADTDFFIALVKDDDWLQERAATIALENEGEIYTSRATLLELLMISDRFEFDRMEALTYALEIASIAEDEDVLFQAADYMEQNGLTAFDAYHVAYADEDPIISSDKAFDDVTGNRIAIETECDT